A genomic region of Exiguobacterium sp. Helios contains the following coding sequences:
- a CDS encoding A24 family peptidase: MMTVVFTVYFFLIGMLVTSFTNVVGLRVPVGESIVRPRSHCPNCGHVLGPLELTPVIGYLVLRGKCRTCQLPISIKYPVLELLGGIMYAYAFYQFGWSMQFVMSILLTSLLSILVMSDLAYMLIPNKILLFFLPISLIVRYLSPLENWYNPIIGGFVGFFLLFVIFLASRQGMGAGDVKLFGVLGIFLGPLHVVIALFVSAFVGSIVGLGLLGLKRVERKQPIPFVPSIAVGTLLTYYFADDWVKLYLDLFL, encoded by the coding sequence ATGATGACAGTCGTCTTTACCGTTTACTTTTTTCTGATCGGAATGCTCGTGACATCCTTTACGAACGTCGTCGGCTTACGTGTCCCGGTCGGGGAATCAATTGTCCGTCCGCGCTCGCATTGTCCGAACTGTGGGCATGTCCTTGGTCCGCTTGAGCTGACACCGGTCATCGGGTATTTGGTATTGCGTGGGAAATGCCGGACGTGTCAGTTGCCGATTTCGATCAAGTATCCGGTACTTGAACTGCTTGGTGGTATTATGTACGCCTATGCCTTTTATCAATTCGGTTGGTCGATGCAATTCGTCATGTCGATTTTGTTGACGAGCCTGCTCAGTATTCTCGTCATGTCGGACCTTGCCTACATGTTGATTCCGAACAAAATCTTATTATTCTTTTTACCGATTAGTCTGATTGTTCGCTACCTTTCTCCCCTCGAGAACTGGTATAATCCAATTATTGGCGGATTCGTCGGATTCTTTCTATTGTTCGTGATCTTTCTTGCGTCACGACAAGGGATGGGAGCAGGGGACGTCAAGTTGTTTGGTGTGCTCGGGATTTTTTTAGGTCCGTTACACGTCGTCATCGCCTTGTTCGTTTCCGCCTTCGTCGGATCGATTGTCGGACTGGGTTTACTCGGCTTAAAACGCGTTGAACGAAAACAGCCGATTCCGTTTGTTCCCTCGATTGCTGTCGGAACGTTACTGACATATTATTTCGCGGACGATTGGGTGAAGCTTTATCTCGATCTGTTCCTCTAG
- a CDS encoding prepilin-type N-terminal cleavage/methylation domain-containing protein encodes MLERLKEIWLDAKQMRDERGLTLIELLVVVVILGIIAAIAVVAIGGLIENSRKDAVVSDAKQLVAAAKLYTSSNPVQPGETVKVGVNENKKPISANAVAKGTKEAPRTDSLKKYIDDMKDALNSDADYADSFVTVTEKNGSYEYAVTLTSASTDYTYFTAAPPKDLKRAGVVEK; translated from the coding sequence ATGTTAGAACGTCTGAAAGAGATTTGGCTCGATGCCAAACAAATGCGTGACGAGCGCGGCTTGACATTGATCGAGTTACTCGTTGTTGTCGTTATTTTAGGAATCATTGCAGCAATCGCTGTCGTCGCCATCGGCGGATTGATTGAAAACTCACGTAAGGATGCCGTTGTATCCGATGCGAAACAATTGGTAGCAGCAGCGAAACTTTATACGTCTTCGAACCCAGTTCAGCCTGGGGAAACGGTTAAAGTTGGAGTGAACGAAAATAAAAAGCCGATTTCAGCTAATGCAGTTGCTAAAGGTACAAAAGAGGCACCAAGAACAGACTCATTGAAAAAATACATCGATGATATGAAGGATGCTTTAAATTCAGATGCAGATTATGCAGATTCATTTGTGACGGTTACTGAGAAAAATGGTTCATATGAGTATGCAGTTACTTTAACAAGTGCATCAACAGATTATACATACTTTACAGCAGCGCCACCAAAAGACTTAAAACGTGCTGGAGTAGTTGAAAAATAA
- a CDS encoding type II secretion system F family protein: MTVFKYEGRTMTGKRKKGKITALTKREAAERLRTDQIAVTLLEKQESKGLNTEITFLTAKPKIEHLVMYARQFATLVRSGVSIVKATEILRKQTESKPLERALVEVEDDLRSGIQFSQAIEKHPRVFDTFFVSMAMAGEASGNLEEALDNIVTQLQKQYEIKRKVISALIYPAVVSIVAIGVVVFLMLNVVPTFASIFDQLGSELPLITKIVVAVSDFFVAYWWVLLLIVFGLLGLLYFNLKNERQRVVFDRLLLMIPVFGPLIQKSQIALMTRGLAVLLNASVPILTSLDITERIVTNRVIRKGIAAANEAMSRGIPMNEPLAKNKYFPPLVTQMIAIGEESGRLDSMLTEVADFYETEVETTTDRLKSIIEPLLIVVLAVIVGVIVIAVVVPMFKIYSDIQSS; encoded by the coding sequence ATGACAGTCTTCAAATATGAAGGTCGTACGATGACCGGTAAACGTAAAAAAGGAAAAATTACGGCACTTACGAAACGGGAAGCAGCGGAACGCTTACGGACGGATCAAATTGCCGTGACGTTACTTGAGAAGCAAGAGTCCAAAGGCTTAAATACGGAAATCACATTTTTGACTGCCAAACCGAAAATCGAGCATCTTGTCATGTATGCCCGGCAGTTCGCGACACTCGTCCGGTCCGGTGTCTCAATTGTCAAAGCGACGGAAATCTTACGGAAACAGACGGAATCAAAGCCGCTGGAACGGGCGCTGGTCGAAGTTGAGGATGACTTGCGAAGCGGGATTCAATTTTCGCAAGCGATTGAAAAACATCCGCGTGTCTTTGATACCTTTTTCGTCAGTATGGCAATGGCGGGTGAGGCAAGCGGAAACCTAGAAGAAGCGCTCGATAACATCGTGACCCAGCTCCAAAAACAGTATGAAATCAAACGGAAAGTCATCTCGGCGTTGATTTATCCGGCGGTCGTCTCAATTGTTGCCATTGGTGTTGTTGTCTTTTTGATGCTGAACGTCGTTCCGACGTTCGCCTCGATTTTTGATCAGCTCGGCAGTGAGTTGCCGTTGATCACGAAGATCGTTGTCGCCGTCTCTGACTTTTTTGTTGCCTACTGGTGGGTCTTACTCTTAATTGTGTTTGGTTTACTCGGATTACTGTACTTTAACTTAAAAAATGAGCGGCAACGGGTTGTCTTCGACCGTTTACTGTTGATGATTCCTGTGTTCGGTCCGTTGATTCAAAAGTCACAAATTGCGTTAATGACCCGTGGACTGGCTGTCTTATTGAATGCATCGGTTCCGATTCTTACATCGCTTGACATTACGGAACGCATCGTCACGAACCGGGTCATCCGTAAAGGAATTGCCGCTGCCAACGAAGCGATGTCGCGGGGGATTCCGATGAACGAGCCGTTAGCGAAAAACAAATATTTTCCACCTCTTGTCACACAGATGATTGCGATTGGGGAAGAATCGGGACGACTCGACTCGATGTTGACGGAAGTCGCCGATTTTTACGAAACGGAAGTTGAAACGACGACCGACCGCTTGAAGTCAATCATCGAGCCGTTATTGATTGTCGTACTCGCGGTTATCGTCGGTGTGATTGTCATCGCTGTCGTTGTTCCGATGTTCAAAATCTATTCCGATATTCAGTCAAGTTGA
- a CDS encoding type IV pilus twitching motility protein PilT, translating to MSTMERAQIEDILRSSKEKEASDVHLTAGSPPVFRINGTLTPFGTEKMKPVIIEGFVRSLITEEMFLQLKQDRDIDFSFGVTGVARYRVNCFYQRGALSMAFRTIPTEVPTLDQLSLPPVLKRFLTKPHGLILVTGPTGSGKSTTLAAMINEINQTMYKRIITLEDPIEYLHSHQKSLIDQREIGIDAPRFATGLRSALRQDPDVILLGEMRDLETISTAVTAAETGHLVFATVHTSTAASTVSRIIDVFPSEQQDQIRAQLANVLAGVVSQRLMPRTDGTGRVAALEIMVDTPAVSNLIRTGKEYQIQSVLQTGKQYGMQTMQMALQDLVSRGLIPASAATPYISG from the coding sequence ATGAGTACGATGGAGCGCGCCCAAATTGAAGATATCTTACGATCGTCGAAAGAAAAAGAAGCATCCGATGTCCACCTGACGGCCGGTTCACCGCCGGTCTTTCGCATCAACGGCACCTTGACACCATTCGGTACAGAAAAGATGAAACCGGTCATAATCGAAGGGTTCGTCCGCTCCCTTATTACCGAGGAAATGTTTTTACAGTTAAAACAGGACCGGGATATTGATTTTTCATTTGGTGTGACAGGAGTGGCACGCTACCGCGTCAATTGTTTTTATCAACGCGGGGCGTTGTCGATGGCCTTTCGGACGATTCCGACTGAAGTACCGACACTCGATCAATTGTCATTGCCGCCGGTCTTAAAACGTTTCCTGACGAAGCCGCACGGCTTGATTCTCGTGACCGGTCCGACGGGTTCCGGGAAATCGACGACACTGGCAGCGATGATCAATGAAATCAACCAGACGATGTATAAGCGGATCATCACGCTCGAAGATCCGATCGAATATTTACACAGTCATCAGAAAAGTCTGATCGACCAGCGGGAAATCGGCATCGATGCCCCGCGTTTTGCGACCGGCTTACGGTCCGCCCTTCGCCAGGATCCAGATGTCATCCTGCTAGGTGAGATGCGGGATCTTGAAACAATTTCAACAGCGGTGACGGCAGCAGAGACTGGTCATTTAGTTTTTGCGACGGTCCATACGTCGACGGCGGCATCGACGGTCAGTCGGATCATCGACGTCTTTCCATCCGAGCAACAAGACCAGATTCGGGCTCAACTCGCGAACGTTCTAGCCGGTGTCGTCTCACAACGGCTGATGCCACGAACGGATGGAACCGGTCGTGTCGCAGCACTTGAAATCATGGTTGATACACCCGCCGTCTCAAACTTAATCCGGACCGGGAAAGAATATCAGATCCAATCGGTCCTACAGACAGGGAAGCAATACGGCATGCAGACGATGCAGATGGCATTACAAGACTTAGTGAGTCGAGGTTTGATTCCAGCATCAGCCGCGACACCTTACATATCGGGGTGA
- a CDS encoding GspE/PulE family protein, translated as MAMKRKRLGEMLLEESVVTEAQIEEALSVKRTSEKLGDTLLRLGHLTEQQLIEALHHQLKIPVIQLYNYPVDVAVTKLISKELAQRHTLVPVYREGNRLFIAMADPMDLIAIDDLRLQTGLMIEVGLATRDEIRRTILKYYDIDSSLRELLESDEMTISDTSRDTVTREDAPIIRLVNQILENGISQRASDIHMDPQETSLSIRIRIDGELRTENNYPKQIQNILTTRIKVMSELDITETRLPQDGRIKFLHNGVAYDFRVSTLPTVYGEKVVIRILDSSNSNISIAKIGFSERNEQQFREMLKRPNGIILITGPTGSGKSSTLYAALNELNDETRNIITVEDPVEYQVDGINQVQVNSKIGLTFASGLRSILRQDPNVVMVGEIRDIETAEISIRASLTGHLVLSTLHTNSAVSSITRLIDMGVEPFLVAASVTGLIAQRLVRRVCRDCGEVQPLSKREEELFAQEGITATTVMRGRGCSSCNMTGYRGRLAIQEVVVVDESLRRMIMNQSTESEITMYVKSQGQRLLLADGLAKVAQGITTTEEILRTVISE; from the coding sequence ATGGCAATGAAACGAAAACGACTAGGTGAAATGCTGTTAGAAGAGAGTGTGGTGACGGAAGCGCAAATTGAAGAGGCGCTATCCGTCAAACGGACATCTGAAAAACTGGGGGATACGTTATTACGACTTGGTCACTTGACGGAACAACAGTTGATTGAAGCATTACATCATCAATTAAAAATTCCTGTCATTCAACTGTATAATTATCCGGTCGATGTGGCGGTAACGAAATTGATTTCAAAGGAACTGGCACAACGACATACGCTTGTACCGGTTTACCGCGAGGGGAATCGGCTGTTCATCGCGATGGCAGACCCGATGGACCTAATTGCGATTGATGACTTGCGACTTCAAACAGGATTAATGATTGAGGTAGGCCTTGCGACACGCGATGAAATCCGACGGACAATTTTAAAGTATTACGATATCGATTCGTCACTGCGAGAACTACTCGAGTCAGACGAGATGACGATTTCGGATACATCACGTGATACGGTTACACGTGAAGATGCTCCAATCATCCGTCTGGTCAATCAAATACTCGAGAACGGAATTTCCCAGCGGGCATCCGATATTCATATGGATCCACAAGAAACGTCACTTTCGATCCGGATCCGGATTGATGGTGAATTACGTACAGAAAACAATTATCCGAAACAGATTCAAAATATTTTAACGACCCGGATCAAAGTCATGAGTGAACTGGATATTACGGAAACTCGCTTACCACAGGATGGACGCATTAAATTTCTACATAATGGGGTTGCCTATGATTTCCGGGTCTCGACATTACCAACCGTCTACGGCGAAAAAGTCGTCATTCGGATTCTCGACAGTTCGAACTCGAACATCTCGATCGCAAAAATCGGATTCAGTGAACGGAACGAACAACAATTTCGTGAGATGCTCAAACGGCCAAACGGAATTATCTTAATCACGGGACCAACCGGATCAGGAAAGTCATCGACCTTGTATGCGGCTTTAAATGAATTAAATGATGAAACACGTAATATCATTACGGTTGAAGACCCGGTCGAATACCAAGTGGACGGCATCAATCAGGTCCAGGTCAACTCGAAAATCGGTCTGACGTTTGCCAGCGGACTCCGCTCGATTCTCAGGCAGGATCCAAACGTCGTCATGGTCGGGGAAATTCGTGACATCGAGACAGCCGAGATTTCGATCCGGGCTTCATTAACCGGTCACCTCGTCCTGTCGACGTTACACACGAATTCAGCCGTCAGCTCGATTACCCGATTGATTGATATGGGAGTTGAGCCGTTCCTTGTGGCCGCTTCGGTCACCGGACTGATCGCCCAGCGGCTTGTCCGGCGGGTTTGCCGTGACTGCGGGGAAGTTCAGCCGTTATCGAAGCGCGAAGAAGAGTTGTTTGCGCAAGAAGGTATCACAGCGACGACCGTCATGCGTGGACGAGGCTGTTCCTCTTGTAATATGACAGGTTATCGTGGACGTCTGGCGATACAGGAAGTCGTCGTGGTGGATGAGAGCTTACGACGGATGATTATGAATCAATCAACGGAGAGTGAAATCACGATGTATGTCAAATCACAAGGACAACGGTTATTGTTGGCGGACGGTTTAGCCAAAGTCGCGCAAGGTATCACGACGACGGAAGAAATTCTACGGACGGTGATTTCCGAATGA